The following nucleotide sequence is from Methanolinea sp..
ACCGTGGTCCCGAACCGGGCAGAGAGGAGGACCGAGATCGCTCTCCCGAGCGCTTCGTTTGCCCGGTGACCGGCGCAGCAGTTGCAGACCACTCCTTCCTGCCCGCCTTCGAGCACGATCAGCGTGTCATCCGGGATCCTGCTCCGGTTCCGGTCCATCTCGGCGAGGAACCGTGAGGCAAACTGCTCCGGTACCTCCCCTGCTCCATAGACCTTAAACGAACGGGTCCTCCTCAGTTCCCCGACTTCCCGTGCAACCGCATAGGGAACCGGGATCTGCTCGCCCTCCCACGAGGGAAGTTCCCCTTTCACCCTGCGGGCCGGCTCGACGATGATCCTCCCTTCCTCCATGTCGAGGGCCCGCCAGAGCTGTCCCTTGGTGATGAACACGGCCCCGGTGTAGACCGACCCGACCACGAAGGATTCGTCCAGCGTTCCCACGGTCCTCCTGGAGACCATGTCGAAGATCTGCACCTTCCGTTCATCGTGGATCATGGAGAGGTTGGCAGCGAGGTAGCGACGGGCACGGAGGGTGGTGATAACCTCGTCGCCGTCAAGCCGGATCAGGTGGTGCTCGGCAGCCTGGGCACAGACCCTGTCGATGAGGTCCCCGGCCGACGAAAATGTCGAGCACCGGGAAAGGATGTCCCTGATCCGGCCACGGGAGATCCTCCCGTACTCCACGGTGAGCCCGGCAACCTGGTTGGCGAGAACATCGGCAGGGTTGACCGGAGGGTGGACATGCTCGACCTCCCCCGCCTTCGCCCGCCGGGCAATGACCAGCGATTCGAGGAGGTCGTCAAAGCCGGTGGCGAGGATGGTTCCCCGGGAGGTCTCGTACAGGCTGTGGCCGGCACGCCCGATCCGCTGGACCAGCCGGGAGACCTCGCGGGGGGAGCCAAACTGGATCACGTGCTCGATATGCCCGATATCGATCCCGAGCTCCATTGACGACGTGCAGATCAGCCCCCGGAGCTGCCCTGATTTGAACCGCTCTTCCGCATCGATCCTGACGTCGCGGGAGAGCGACCCGTGGTGAACTTCCACGTCCCCCCGGGAGAAGAGATGGTGCCCGAGCGCTTCGGCAGTGGCGCGGGTGTTCACGAAGACCAGGGTCGAGGCGTGCCGGTCGATGGCCTCCCCGATCCACCGGGCCTGCATCTCGAACGTGTCTCCGGCAAACTCGACCGAGATCTCGAGGTGCTTCGTGACTTCGACTTCCACCACTGAGAACTCCCGGTCCCCGCAGAGGAACCGCCCCACCTCGCCAGGGTTCCCGACCGTGGCCGAGAGCCCTATCCTCTGGAACTCCCCGGAATATTCGGCAAGCCGCTCCAGGGCAACCGCAAGCTGGGCTCCCCGCTTCCCGCCGGCCAGCTCATGGATCTCATCGACAATCACGTACCGGACGTTCCGCAGGTGTTTCCGGAGCACTTTGCCCATGAAGAGGGCCTGGAGGGTCTCGGGCGTGGTGATGAGGAGTTCCGGGGGGGAGAGGGCCTGTTTCCTCCGCTCGGTCGTGGTGGTGTCACCGTGCCTGACACCCACGGTGATACCAAGTTCCCTGCACCACCAGGAGAGACGCTGGAGCATATCCCGGTTCAGCGACCGAAGCGGGGTGATGTAGAGGGCAGAGAACCCGCCCGATCGCTCCTTCAGGAGGGCATCGAAGACCGGGATCATCGCGCTCTCCGTCTTTCCCGTCCCGGTCGGCGCGATCAGGACCAGGTGTTTCCCGGCCTGCACCTGGGGGAGGGCGAGGGCCTGGATCTCGGAAAGCTCTGCAAATCCCCGCTTCCGGATACATTCCCGGATCCGGGGGTCAAGGTACCTGGTCTGTTCCATGCTCCTCCAGGGACGAGATCGGACCGATGAAGGTTCCATCTGGGAGAAAGATCTCGGCTGCCTCCCACCTGATACAGCGGGACAGGGGGGAGAACGGTTCCCGGGCCGTGCGCACCAGGTCATAGCCGGACAGCTCGTTGAAGGCCGGCATGAACAGTGTCCGGGTGAGCATGCGATCCCCGGGAGGAAATCCCAGGCACTGCTCATCCACTGGTGAGAAAAGGTAGACCGGGGACCGCATGGCACAGCCCACCTCGTCTTTGAGGCTGGCCAGCGGGTGGTGGTGACCGGCGATTATCAGGAGGCCGGCAAGCGACGGGTCAGGATACATATGCCCGTGAACATACCCTGTCCCGTCGACCACGGCCCCTTCTTTCGGCAGTATCTCGCCAGGCTCGAAAAACTTCTCAATGCCGGCATCGTGGTTGCCCGGGACGATCTGCACCGCCACATGGGATCTGAGCCGTTCTATGATCCCCGGGATCTCCCGGAACTCCTGGCGGGAAGTGAGCGGAACGCCATGCTTCAGATCGCCCAGGATGAGGAGGAGGTCGGGGCTGGCATCCGTGATGCAGGCCTCGAGCCGTTCCAGCCGCTCCTGGCTCCTGCTCCGGAAATGCAGCCCGTGGCGGGCCAGGTCGGATTCAATTCCCAGGTGAAGGTCTGCGACCACCAGCACCCGTTTCGTATTGGTGACCAGCAGCGCCGGCCCTTTCCCAAAAAAGCCGAGGTTCATAACGATTTGAAGACCTCTCGTGCTGGCTGGTAGCATTCATCCTCTTCGAGGAGGAACCGGACCGCCTCCCGGAGCTCTCGTCCACCGATGCCGGATGCTCCGGCAATGGCGGCAAGATCGTCGTAAGAGATACCTTTCTTTCCACCAGATTCCTTTATGATGGCGAGCACTGCTGCGGCAATATCTTCCTGTGAGCGGGATGCTTCGGACGACGGCATCACTCCATCAAGGGCATGGCAGACCATCCCGGCCATCTCCCGTATACAATTGCCTGTCATGGCGTATTGCTCCAGGGCGGCAACAACCGGTCCCGGACCGGTCCCGGAACGGAGCGCATCGGTAAGGAGGGCTATCCTGCCACCGGTGATCTCTGCTGTCCTGATGACCCAGCGGTCCCGGATCGCCCGAGTAGACTCGCCCAGGGAATGGAGCAAGACCCCCGGTCCCGCATCCCCGGAGAAGAAAACTGCCTCTCCGGTCACGGTCACAAAAGAGGGCACGGAAAGGTCGCGGAGTGCGTCCTGCTGCTCCCGGTCAGGGCGCTCTGCCCGGATCTCGAAAACACCGGTCGGGTCTGCCACCCGGCCGGACCACCGGTCGGGTCCCCGGAACCCGGTCTCTGTCAGGGCCCCGGCAAGAAAGATCAGGCGACAGCATGCGCCGGTAGGTGTCAGGATCCGTTCCTGGAACAGAGGGAGCCGTGCCCGTGCATATTCCCCGGCAAACACCCTTGTCATTCCTTCCAAAACCGACCATCTCCGGAGGGGTACTTCATGGTACTGGGGTAGTTCCCCTCTCCTTTTCAGGTAGAGGATTGGTGGTGAAAGAAAATATCCATTATGTTCAGGGACAAAAAACCTTGTGCGCAACGCAGGTAAACGAGATCGCAGGGCAGCGCCTTATGTCTGGTTTAATCGCTTCCTGTGTAAAAAGAGAAAAAAAATAGGCGTATCGTCAGAAGAATTTATATATAAGGACTTCACCATCTCACATAAAGGGCTCTTTATGAAAACAAATCGCATCTTGTTGTTGTTATTACTCTTGGTGCCCTTAGCCGGGGTTCTCTGCATGAATGCGGCAGGGGATGGTTCTCTTGCAACAGCACCAGCCCTCGTTCTTTCTGGTGGCGAAAGGGACGGGGTTACAATCTATGGACCAGGTGAACAAATCGGAGCATCGTTGTCATTTCCCCTCCTGTTCATGGGAAATGCCGGGCAGTTCCCGGACAACGTAATCTTCATGGCCATCTCGGATTCCGGCCCGATCTCCTTTGGCGCCTGGGGTTCCGATCTCTCTCTGGTTTCACCGGAAAGCGGGCAAACAGCACTGGTAGGGTTCAGGTTTGATGGTGCATCAGATGCTGTGACACTGGCGGGGATGGAGAGGCTCGATTGCAGTGCCAATTTCCTTACCGGCAACGATCCGGAGGCATGGATAACCGGGGTGGAGATGTATCGTGGGATCAAGTACGTTGGACTTTACCCGGGAATCGATCTCGTATACGAAGGATTGCCGGATGGTCTCAAGAGCACATATATCGTCCGGCCCGGTGCCGATCCTGGCGTCATCATTCTTGAATACTCCGGCCAGGAGGGTCTCTCACTTGCCCCGGACGGATCCCTGGTACTCACGACCCGGGCAGGTCCGGTCGTTCATAGCGCTCCCTACTGTTACCAGCTGATAGAGGGATCAATTGTCGAAGTCAGTTCTTCCTATCGCATGACCGGCCAGGGAGGTGTCGGTTTCATGGTGGGGGACTATGACCCCGGTTACGACCTGGTCATCGACCCGGTATTGAAATACGGGCTATATCTCAGGGGGTTGGGCGTGAGTGAAGCATATGGTGTTGCATCGGACCCGCAGGGGAACGCCTACGTGACCGGTAGGACGTTTTCCACCCCCTACAATGTGTCAGCAGGCAGTACGGGATCCAATGCCGGTGGTACCGATGTCGTTGTTGTCAAGATCAACCCTGAAGGGACGCTCCCGCTTTTCATCACCTACCTGGGAGGCGAAGGCAACGATGCCGGATATGGAATACAGATAGATGCCAGCGGGGGGGTTTATGTGGTCGGTACCACCAACTCCACCAATTTCCCGGTTGTAAACCCTCTCCAGGGAGATAACGCGGGACTCAACGATGCGTTTGTCATGCGGCTGGCTCCCAACGGGTCATCGCTTGTTTACTCAACCTACCTGGGGGGAAATAACAACGATTATGGGTATGCCATTGCACTTGATGGAGCGAACAACGCGTACATCACCGGATCTACCGAATCCAGCTCCTTCTCTGTTCCCAGCACAATGAAACGGACTTCTCGGGGCGGTATTTCCGATGCTTACCTGCTGAAAATCAGGAGCGACGGGCGAGAACTCATCGATACTGAATATGTCGGCGGAAAGGTCATGGAAACCGGGTACGGCATTGCAGTCGATGAAGCTGGCTATGCCTACATTGCCGGTGAAACATTTTCATGGGATTTCCCGGTTAAAAATGCTGCCTATCCCACCTTTGGCGGGTATAGCGACGCCTTCGTGACCAAGATCGCACCTGCTGGCGATCCGTTTGTTTATTCTACCTATATCGGTGGATCAGACATGGATGGGGCGCGGGCGATTGATGTCGGCAGTGATGGATCAGTCCATGT
It contains:
- a CDS encoding DEAD/DEAH box helicase, yielding MEPSSVRSRPWRSMEQTRYLDPRIRECIRKRGFAELSEIQALALPQVQAGKHLVLIAPTGTGKTESAMIPVFDALLKERSGGFSALYITPLRSLNRDMLQRLSWWCRELGITVGVRHGDTTTTERRKQALSPPELLITTPETLQALFMGKVLRKHLRNVRYVIVDEIHELAGGKRGAQLAVALERLAEYSGEFQRIGLSATVGNPGEVGRFLCGDREFSVVEVEVTKHLEISVEFAGDTFEMQARWIGEAIDRHASTLVFVNTRATAEALGHHLFSRGDVEVHHGSLSRDVRIDAEERFKSGQLRGLICTSSMELGIDIGHIEHVIQFGSPREVSRLVQRIGRAGHSLYETSRGTILATGFDDLLESLVIARRAKAGEVEHVHPPVNPADVLANQVAGLTVEYGRISRGRIRDILSRCSTFSSAGDLIDRVCAQAAEHHLIRLDGDEVITTLRARRYLAANLSMIHDERKVQIFDMVSRRTVGTLDESFVVGSVYTGAVFITKGQLWRALDMEEGRIIVEPARRVKGELPSWEGEQIPVPYAVAREVGELRRTRSFKVYGAGEVPEQFASRFLAEMDRNRSRIPDDTLIVLEGGQEGVVCNCCAGHRANEALGRAISVLLSARFGTTVGIEIDAYRILFRLPSHVGTAEVREALCGLDPAHVEGILQIAMKRTALFKWKLVQVAKKFGAIDPDADYERLSSYKLIELFENTVVQEETYRELFTVYMDVAAAGRILAGVRDGSITVETGRLSLLGADALFSSRDQMPPPLADQAVLSTLRRRIEGQEIVLACMNCRKWKSRTVAGRVQDHPVCPRCGARLIAVLKPWEEPQYAAAARKDKSEEERTTEARLLRNANIVLSGGKKAVLALAAKGVGPEIASRILATLTEGDAFFAEILRAERNYIRTRKYW
- a CDS encoding metallophosphoesterase, whose product is MNLGFFGKGPALLVTNTKRVLVVADLHLGIESDLARHGLHFRSRSQERLERLEACITDASPDLLLILGDLKHGVPLTSRQEFREIPGIIERLRSHVAVQIVPGNHDAGIEKFFEPGEILPKEGAVVDGTGYVHGHMYPDPSLAGLLIIAGHHHPLASLKDEVGCAMRSPVYLFSPVDEQCLGFPPGDRMLTRTLFMPAFNELSGYDLVRTAREPFSPLSRCIRWEAAEIFLPDGTFIGPISSLEEHGTDQVP